The genomic interval CTCTTTTCAGCCGCCTGCGAAATGGGGGCGCTGACGACGACTGATTCCTCAGAACATAGAAAATCGTTGGCTGATTATGGAGAAAATCTCGGGATCGCATTTCAGTTGAAAGACGATCTATTCGATTTCACAGGCAAAAAGAAGCATACAGGCAAACCTGTCGGTAGGGACGTCAAAGAGAACTTGATGACTCTTCCAGTAATTCATTCTTTGTCCAACGGCAGACTCAGAGAATCGAGAAAATTCGTAGTTGCGCTCAGAAAGAGGAACGGAGCGCAGAATTTCGAAGAAGTTGTGGATTTTGTCAGAGGAAAAGGCGGTTTGGAGTACACAAAAGAAAAGCTTTTATTCCACAATCAAAAAGCACTGGACGCAATAGAAGGCATAAAAGAGTCAATCTATAAGGAAGCGCTCGTCAACTTCGTGCAATTTAACATCGACAGGTCAAATTAACTTTCAACTAATCAGCACGCACTTTTATTTAATAATTCTGTAACATGGAACGTAAACGATTCTTAATCATTAGATTAAGTTCTATCGGTGATATATTGCTTACGACTCCATTTATTCGATCATTAAGGCAACGGTTCGATGACGCCCTGATCGATTATCTTGTTAAAGATGAACACCGTGAATTATTAGAACATAATCCTTACCTCGACGAAATACATCCGTTCAATACGGCAAATGGACTCAAGGAGATACAAAAGTGGAGGAGATTTATACGTCAGAAGGGATATTCTGAGATATTCGATCTTCACAGGAACCTTCGTTCCATCCTTATGACCGGAGCAGTAAGAGGTGTAAAAGTGCGCAGAGTAAACAAAAGACTTGTGAAGAGGTACATCCTCATCAAATTCGGTATAAACCTATACAGAAATATAACACCTCTGCCCGAAAGATATTTAGAAACAGCATCGGCTTACGGGATTGAGGATGATGGAAAGGGGTTGGATCTGTTTCCTAACAAGAATATTGATATTTTCAATCAAAATAGGAGCTCGCACAGGTATAAAATCGCCATGGCGCCCGGAGCCGGATTTTATACAAAAAGATGGCCTATCGAATATTATGCGGAATTAGGGGACAATCTAATAGAAAATGCCGACGCTCAAATTATCTTAATCGGTTCCACGGAGAATAAACAAACAGCTGATGAGATAAAAAGAAGAATGAAGAACGATGTGAGAGATCTGACCGGTGATTATACTATCCCGGAGACGGCGGCAATTATAAAAACTGTTGACGCTGTGATTACTAACGACAGCGGTCTGATGCACGTTGCCGTTTCTCAGGATGTCCCTGTTGTATCTTTTTTCGGTTCCACCACGGAAGAGCTGGGTTTTTTCCCGTATAATGACAATAGTAAGGTTTTAGAGGTCAGGGGACTGAAGTGCAGACCCTGCACTCATATAGGTAGAGAGAGCTGTCCGTTGGGTCACTTTAATTGTATGAAAGAAATTACTCCCACCGCAGCCTACGAAGCTGTTGTCGGACAATTATCAAGAAAACTATGAAAGTTATATTATCCTTCATACTGTTTTTTATTTACTCTTACTTTTTACTCCCTATGTTTGTAGTCTTTTTGATAATTATTTCTCCGTTCAATAAAAAAGTGAGGGAAGGTATTGCCGGCAGAATAAGAAGCAGGAACGATATCAAGACTCTCGATAAGTCGCCCGCAAAAACGGTATGGATTCATTGTGCGTCACACGGTGAATATGAACAGGCGAAACCGATTATCAATGCCTTGAAAAGAAGCCAAGACGGGGTCAAAATAATCCTGACGTTCTTCTCGCCATCAGGTTACAAAAGGGTAAATGACGAAAACGTGGATTTAAAGTTATACCTGCCGTTCGATTTCCCGCATTCCATAAAGAGACTACATCAAGCGATAAAAGCGAGCGTTTTGATATTAGCAGGCTATGATGTCTGGCCAAACGCAGTAAAATGGACGCGAAAATCCGGCACTCCTGTTGTTATAATTTCTGCCAGATTGCGGCAGAACTCGCACAGACTTAAACCGGTAATATTGATATTTCAAAGATTCGTTTACAGTTTTATTGATGTGATTTTAGCCGTAACAGAAGAGGATGCCGAACGTTTTAAAAAATTGGGAATTAAAGGGAGTGCTATAAAAGTTCTCGGAAATACCCGGTATGACAGAGTCATCGAAAGAAAGGGCGAGCCGATCCTGAATGAAGAACAAATTTCTAAATTTTGTGATGCGAAAAGAGTGATGGTAATGGGAAGTATCTGGAGATCCGATTTAACAAAACTAATGAGTTCAATATTCGGGATATTAGAACGATACCCGGATTTATCTTTGATAGTGGCTCCACACGAGCCCCACGACAGCTTCTTAACCAAATTCTCCGAAGAACTACTGTCGAACGAGATCAGTTCTATAAGGTTTTCCGACCTGGACTCTAATTCAGCAGTTCACAGGGTTTTGATAATAGATAATGTTGGTATTCTTGCGGGTCTCTATAGATTTGCCGATATTGCTTATTTAGGGGGCGGATTTGGTCCCGGAGTACATAACGTTATGGAACCCGCGGTCTATGAAGTCCCCGTGTTGTACGGACCGAAACTGAAAAGCTCGGAAACAGCCCGTTACTTGAGTAAAACCGGTGGTGGATTTATAGTGGAAAACGGCACGGAATTTACGGAAATATTTGACCGCCTGTTCTCCGATGAAGAGTTCAGACTTAAAGCCGGAAAAGCCGCCGGGCAGGTTATTCTCGATAACATGGGTGCGACTCAACGAACGGCGGAGATAATTCAAGGATTGATCAGTTGATAAACCTGGTTAACGCATCCTATAAATTCAGCGGACAAGCGGGCAATAACGAATTTGCAATTAAGAATCTTTCGCTGATGATTGAAAAAGGGGAATTTGTTTCTTTGATAGGCTCTAACGGCTGTGGGAAATCAACAGTTGCAATGATATTAAACGGCGTGTATGAACTTGATTCAGGGTATTTAGAAGTGGATGGGATGAGGGTTGTCGATAAAACCGATAAGACCAACGCAAGAAAAAAGATCGCCGTTATTTTTCAAAACCCATCGGAGCAATTAATTGCCGGCTCGGTGGAAGCTGATGTAGCATTCACGCTTGAAAATTTCGGAATTGAAGTAAAGACGATTCGAGAGCGAGTTGATGCATCGCTGAATCTATTTAACTTGAATGACGTTAGAGGTAAGCATCCCGGAGAATTGTCCGGAGGTGAACAACAAAGGGTCGTCCTTGCGGGCGTATGGGCTCTTCAGCCCGATTATATCATTTGTGATGAGGTAACAACTTATCTTGATCATTATTCCACAAAGTTGATTATAAAAATGCTTCACGACTTCACCGAGAAAGATGGAGGGGTTCTTTTTATCACTCAATATCCTATTGAAACAATGAATTCCGACAGGCTTCTAATTATGAAGGACGGTGAAATTATATCCGAAGGAAAGCCGGAAAGTATACTACGGGACAGCGAGATGCTGCTGAAAGCAAATCATATCGTACCCCATGAAATCATTTTTGAGGAGCTGACTAAAAATTATTCAGGACGAGGAATTTGAACTTATTAAATCTAAATAAAATCAACTTCTCGTATGATGAGCTTCCAACCGGTAACTCATTTCAGCTGAATATATCTGATTTCAGTTTGGAAGCAGGTGAATCTCTCGCGGTAACCGGCAACTCCGGCGCGGGTAAGACTACTTTTGCAAAATTACTTTCCGGTATTCTAAAGCCATCGACCGGTGAATTTCAGATTTTGCAAAAAGGAATGAAAATCGGTATGTCATTTCAGTTTCCGGAAAATCAATTTTACCTGGACACTGTTTTGGACGACATTGTAGCGGGGCTATTGGCGAAAGGAACAGACGAAAAGGAAGCAATCTCCTCTGCCAAGGAAGCTTTAGAAATGGTCAATTTGAAACCTACGGTATTCGGAAAGCGCAGCCACACGACTTTGAGCGCAGGAGAACGAAGAAGAGCGGCAATAGCGATTCTTTTCAGTCTTCGTCCCGACCTGTATATCATAGATGAACCGACTGCCGGTCTCGATGGAATCGAGATAGAAAATCTTTCTAACATTTTCAACTCGTTATCGGATGAGGGAAAGACGCTGATAATAATTTCTCAGGATACAACCTTCATAGCGGAAACCTGTCAAAGGATAGTGCTTTTTGACAGGGGAAGCATAGTCTGCGATGATTCTGTTTACGATTTCTTCACCAACAGAGAGGTGACACAGAAGTATGGAATAGAAGTACCGCCTTCGGCTAAATTTGTGATGTCCAAAGAATTCATCGATCTGAGGGATAATACAAAGAGCCTAAAATTAAAAGATATTATGAGCTTAGTTGTGAATAAGAGGGTAGCAGAGGATAACATATTAACGGCATGAAACACTTCAACTTGCCAAACTGGATTTCTATCAGCCGAATATTGTTGACAGTTCCATGTTTAATGTTTTTTGATGCCGGGGATAATTATCCCGGTCTGTTGATGCTCGCGCTGATGATCGTTTCTGATTATGCGGACGGGATATTAGCCAGAAGAATGAAAATGGTTTCCGATGTTGGAAAAGCGCTCGACCCTTTAAGTGATAAAATTGTAACAGTTATACTGATTTCATATCTAATTTTGGAAAAAAGTTTTCCGATATGGTTTGTATCAACTCTTATTTTCAGGGACCTCATATTGTCGTATCTGGGGTTAAAAGTCAAAAAGAATACGGGTGTTATGCCTCAGGCAAACATGGCGGGGAAAATCGCTGTAAACGGCATCGCCATAATGATTATAGGGTGGTTCATGGACTGGGAATGGATGAAATTAATCGGGCTATGGGGAAGCGTAGTGATCATTTTATACTCGTCCGTTGTTTATTTTCGGGACTATTATAAACTGCTGAGGGTTGAAAATTTAAGTAAGGAGTCACAATAAAAACAATTTTTCAAAAATTCGTTTCCGGTCTTTCAAAGACTCGAAGTAAATTTCGGGCAACGCTGTCAGCGGCAGTAAGCCGCGCATCGAATCTGGATGAGGAACTGCT from Candidatus Neomarinimicrobiota bacterium carries:
- the waaF gene encoding lipopolysaccharide heptosyltransferase II, which translates into the protein MERKRFLIIRLSSIGDILLTTPFIRSLRQRFDDALIDYLVKDEHRELLEHNPYLDEIHPFNTANGLKEIQKWRRFIRQKGYSEIFDLHRNLRSILMTGAVRGVKVRRVNKRLVKRYILIKFGINLYRNITPLPERYLETASAYGIEDDGKGLDLFPNKNIDIFNQNRSSHRYKIAMAPGAGFYTKRWPIEYYAELGDNLIENADAQIILIGSTENKQTADEIKRRMKNDVRDLTGDYTIPETAAIIKTVDAVITNDSGLMHVAVSQDVPVVSFFGSTTEELGFFPYNDNSKVLEVRGLKCRPCTHIGRESCPLGHFNCMKEITPTAAYEAVVGQLSRKL
- a CDS encoding ATP-binding cassette domain-containing protein; amino-acid sequence: MINLVNASYKFSGQAGNNEFAIKNLSLMIEKGEFVSLIGSNGCGKSTVAMILNGVYELDSGYLEVDGMRVVDKTDKTNARKKIAVIFQNPSEQLIAGSVEADVAFTLENFGIEVKTIRERVDASLNLFNLNDVRGKHPGELSGGEQQRVVLAGVWALQPDYIICDEVTTYLDHYSTKLIIKMLHDFTEKDGGVLFITQYPIETMNSDRLLIMKDGEIISEGKPESILRDSEMLLKANHIVPHEIIFEELTKNYSGRGI
- a CDS encoding ABC transporter ATP-binding protein, with protein sequence MNLLNLNKINFSYDELPTGNSFQLNISDFSLEAGESLAVTGNSGAGKTTFAKLLSGILKPSTGEFQILQKGMKIGMSFQFPENQFYLDTVLDDIVAGLLAKGTDEKEAISSAKEALEMVNLKPTVFGKRSHTTLSAGERRRAAIAILFSLRPDLYIIDEPTAGLDGIEIENLSNIFNSLSDEGKTLIIISQDTTFIAETCQRIVLFDRGSIVCDDSVYDFFTNREVTQKYGIEVPPSAKFVMSKEFIDLRDNTKSLKLKDIMSLVVNKRVAEDNILTA
- a CDS encoding CDP-alcohol phosphatidyltransferase family protein is translated as MKHFNLPNWISISRILLTVPCLMFFDAGDNYPGLLMLALMIVSDYADGILARRMKMVSDVGKALDPLSDKIVTVILISYLILEKSFPIWFVSTLIFRDLILSYLGLKVKKNTGVMPQANMAGKIAVNGIAIMIIGWFMDWEWMKLIGLWGSVVIILYSSVVYFRDYYKLLRVENLSKESQ